A window from Temnothorax longispinosus isolate EJ_2023e chromosome 1, Tlon_JGU_v1, whole genome shotgun sequence encodes these proteins:
- the LOC139815006 gene encoding uncharacterized protein isoform X3 — translation MIHLGARYYSLIRLLLLAVGLWPYQQSKFTQFQFIFFSAILSASIIFQLTPLIVLKCTSDLVTKVLSSVSFFTLFIINYNAFRLNIEVVKKLLMELQHILNKLRDKNEIAIAKKYSCIANRYTITLTVLVVCGIFVSIIVRIWSNLINVDVPMNISHQRSRHLFIITEYFVDQEKYFHLILFHMYIAFSIGLTVMVAIGAMLITYLQHTCGMFRIASYRIEHAMSIDILQNITLKNKILMTKGIIYAVDIHRQAMKLSRDLLSAFDIMMVWLITCGVVCVSINLFQIFQIASSGNNVEELLFPFMFLLTSVIYMFIANYIGQNVTDHNNYVFSTAYNVQWYRAPIHIQKMILFLLQRQTKEFTLSVGKLFHASMECFATLVKTSVSYFTVIYSTR, via the exons ATGATACATCTAGGAGCTCGATATTACAGTCTTATTAGACTTCTATTGCTTGCTGTTGGTTTATGGCCCTATCAGCAATCAAAATTTACTCAatttcagtttatttttttctctgctATTCTGTCAGCGAGTATTATATTTCAG CTGACACCattaatagtattaaaatGTACTTCGGACCTTGTTACCAAAGTGTTGTCTTCCGTATCTTTCTTTACactgtttataataaattataacgcaTTCCGTCTTAACATTGAAGTT GTGAAAAAGTTATTGATGGAGCTTCAACATATACTTAACAAATTAAGGGATAAAAACGAAATTgctattgcaaaaaaatatagttgTATCGCTAATCGTTACACGATTACGCTTACGG TACTTGTAGTTTGTGGAATATTTGTTAGTATTATAGTTCGAATTTGgtcgaatttaattaatgttgatGTACCGATGAATATATCTCACCAACGGTCACgtcatttattcattataacgGAGTATTTCGTCGATCAAGAGAAGTATTTCCATTTGATTTTGTTCCATATGTACATAGCTTTTTCCATCGGACTGACTGTAATGGTAGCAATAGGTGCAATGCTTATTACGTATCTTCAACATACCTGTGGAATGTTTAGAATTGCTAG CTATCGTATTGAACATGCAATGAGTATCGACATATTACAAAACATTAcgctaaaaaataagattttgaTGACCAAGGGGATAATTTATGCGGTCGACATTCACCGGCAAGCTATGAA ACTGTCTAGGGATTTGTTGTCCGCATTCGACATAATGATGGTTTGGTTAATAACGTGTGGAGTGGTTTGTGTGAGCATCAACCTATTTCAA ATTTTTCAGATTGCATCATCTGGAAATAATGTTGAGGAATTGTTGTTTCCATTTATGTTTCTACTTACTAGtgtcatatatatgtttatagcCAACTATATCGGGCAAAATGTAACGGATCataataattacgtattttCTACTGC gTACAATGTGCAATGGTATAGAGCTCCAATACACATACAGAAGATGATATTGTTCCTGTTACAAAGACAAACCAAGGAGTTTACTTTGAGTGTtggtaaattatttcatgCATCTATGGAATGTTTTGCCACT CTGGTTAAGACTTCGGTATCTTACTTTACCGTCATATATTCTACACGATGA
- the LOC139815006 gene encoding uncharacterized protein isoform X5: MIHLGARYYSLIRLLLLAVGLWPYQQSKFTQFQFIFFSAILSASIIFQLTPLIVLKCTSDLVTKVLSSVSFFTLFIINYNAFRLNIEVKDNKKWQVKKLLMELQHILNKLRDKNEIAIAKKYSCIANRYTITLTAFSIGLTVMVAIGAMLITYLQHTCGMFRIASYRIEHAMSIDILQNITLKNKILMTKGIIYAVDIHRQAMKLSRDLLSAFDIMMVWLITCGVVCVSINLFQIFQIASSGNNVEELLFPFMFLLTSVIYMFIANYIGQNVTDHNNYVFSTAYNVQWYRAPIHIQKMILFLLQRQTKEFTLSVGKLFHASMECFATLVKTSVSYFTVIYSTR; encoded by the exons ATGATACATCTAGGAGCTCGATATTACAGTCTTATTAGACTTCTATTGCTTGCTGTTGGTTTATGGCCCTATCAGCAATCAAAATTTACTCAatttcagtttatttttttctctgctATTCTGTCAGCGAGTATTATATTTCAG CTGACACCattaatagtattaaaatGTACTTCGGACCTTGTTACCAAAGTGTTGTCTTCCGTATCTTTCTTTACactgtttataataaattataacgcaTTCCGTCTTAACATTGAAGTT aaagataataaaaaatggcaGGTGAAAAAGTTATTGATGGAGCTTCAACATATACTTAACAAATTAAGGGATAAAAACGAAATTgctattgcaaaaaaatatagttgTATCGCTAATCGTTACACGATTACGCTTACGG CTTTTTCCATCGGACTGACTGTAATGGTAGCAATAGGTGCAATGCTTATTACGTATCTTCAACATACCTGTGGAATGTTTAGAATTGCTAG CTATCGTATTGAACATGCAATGAGTATCGACATATTACAAAACATTAcgctaaaaaataagattttgaTGACCAAGGGGATAATTTATGCGGTCGACATTCACCGGCAAGCTATGAA ACTGTCTAGGGATTTGTTGTCCGCATTCGACATAATGATGGTTTGGTTAATAACGTGTGGAGTGGTTTGTGTGAGCATCAACCTATTTCAA ATTTTTCAGATTGCATCATCTGGAAATAATGTTGAGGAATTGTTGTTTCCATTTATGTTTCTACTTACTAGtgtcatatatatgtttatagcCAACTATATCGGGCAAAATGTAACGGATCataataattacgtattttCTACTGC gTACAATGTGCAATGGTATAGAGCTCCAATACACATACAGAAGATGATATTGTTCCTGTTACAAAGACAAACCAAGGAGTTTACTTTGAGTGTtggtaaattatttcatgCATCTATGGAATGTTTTGCCACT CTGGTTAAGACTTCGGTATCTTACTTTACCGTCATATATTCTACACGATGA
- the LOC139815006 gene encoding uncharacterized protein isoform X2: MIHLGARYYSLIRLLLLAVGLWPYQQSKFTQFQFIFFSAILSASIIFQLTPLIVLKCTSDLVTKVLSSVSFFTLFIINYNAFRLNIEVKDNKKWQVKKLLMELQHILNKLRDKNEIAIAKKYSCIANRYTITLTVLVVCGIFVSIIVRIWSNLINVDVPMNISHQRSRHLFIITEYFVDQEKYFHLILFHMYIAFSIGLTVMVAIGAMLITYLQHTCGMFRIASYRIEHAMSIDILQNITLKNKILMTKGIIYAVDIHRQAMKLSRDLLSAFDIMMVWLITCGVVCVSINLFQIASSGNNVEELLFPFMFLLTSVIYMFIANYIGQNVTDHNNYVFSTAYNVQWYRAPIHIQKMILFLLQRQTKEFTLSVGKLFHASMECFATLVKTSVSYFTVIYSTR; the protein is encoded by the exons ATGATACATCTAGGAGCTCGATATTACAGTCTTATTAGACTTCTATTGCTTGCTGTTGGTTTATGGCCCTATCAGCAATCAAAATTTACTCAatttcagtttatttttttctctgctATTCTGTCAGCGAGTATTATATTTCAG CTGACACCattaatagtattaaaatGTACTTCGGACCTTGTTACCAAAGTGTTGTCTTCCGTATCTTTCTTTACactgtttataataaattataacgcaTTCCGTCTTAACATTGAAGTT aaagataataaaaaatggcaGGTGAAAAAGTTATTGATGGAGCTTCAACATATACTTAACAAATTAAGGGATAAAAACGAAATTgctattgcaaaaaaatatagttgTATCGCTAATCGTTACACGATTACGCTTACGG TACTTGTAGTTTGTGGAATATTTGTTAGTATTATAGTTCGAATTTGgtcgaatttaattaatgttgatGTACCGATGAATATATCTCACCAACGGTCACgtcatttattcattataacgGAGTATTTCGTCGATCAAGAGAAGTATTTCCATTTGATTTTGTTCCATATGTACATAGCTTTTTCCATCGGACTGACTGTAATGGTAGCAATAGGTGCAATGCTTATTACGTATCTTCAACATACCTGTGGAATGTTTAGAATTGCTAG CTATCGTATTGAACATGCAATGAGTATCGACATATTACAAAACATTAcgctaaaaaataagattttgaTGACCAAGGGGATAATTTATGCGGTCGACATTCACCGGCAAGCTATGAA ACTGTCTAGGGATTTGTTGTCCGCATTCGACATAATGATGGTTTGGTTAATAACGTGTGGAGTGGTTTGTGTGAGCATCAACCTATTTCAA ATTGCATCATCTGGAAATAATGTTGAGGAATTGTTGTTTCCATTTATGTTTCTACTTACTAGtgtcatatatatgtttatagcCAACTATATCGGGCAAAATGTAACGGATCataataattacgtattttCTACTGC gTACAATGTGCAATGGTATAGAGCTCCAATACACATACAGAAGATGATATTGTTCCTGTTACAAAGACAAACCAAGGAGTTTACTTTGAGTGTtggtaaattatttcatgCATCTATGGAATGTTTTGCCACT CTGGTTAAGACTTCGGTATCTTACTTTACCGTCATATATTCTACACGATGA
- the LOC139815006 gene encoding uncharacterized protein isoform X4, protein MIHLGARYYSLIRLLLLAVGLWPYQQSKFTQFQFIFFSAILSASIIFQLTPLIVLKCTSDLVTKVLSSVSFFTLFIINYNAFRLNIEVVKKLLMELQHILNKLRDKNEIAIAKKYSCIANRYTITLTVLVVCGIFVSIIVRIWSNLINVDVPMNISHQRSRHLFIITEYFVDQEKYFHLILFHMYIAFSIGLTVMVAIGAMLITYLQHTCGMFRIASYRIEHAMSIDILQNITLKNKILMTKGIIYAVDIHRQAMKLSRDLLSAFDIMMVWLITCGVVCVSINLFQIASSGNNVEELLFPFMFLLTSVIYMFIANYIGQNVTDHNNYVFSTAYNVQWYRAPIHIQKMILFLLQRQTKEFTLSVGKLFHASMECFATLVKTSVSYFTVIYSTR, encoded by the exons ATGATACATCTAGGAGCTCGATATTACAGTCTTATTAGACTTCTATTGCTTGCTGTTGGTTTATGGCCCTATCAGCAATCAAAATTTACTCAatttcagtttatttttttctctgctATTCTGTCAGCGAGTATTATATTTCAG CTGACACCattaatagtattaaaatGTACTTCGGACCTTGTTACCAAAGTGTTGTCTTCCGTATCTTTCTTTACactgtttataataaattataacgcaTTCCGTCTTAACATTGAAGTT GTGAAAAAGTTATTGATGGAGCTTCAACATATACTTAACAAATTAAGGGATAAAAACGAAATTgctattgcaaaaaaatatagttgTATCGCTAATCGTTACACGATTACGCTTACGG TACTTGTAGTTTGTGGAATATTTGTTAGTATTATAGTTCGAATTTGgtcgaatttaattaatgttgatGTACCGATGAATATATCTCACCAACGGTCACgtcatttattcattataacgGAGTATTTCGTCGATCAAGAGAAGTATTTCCATTTGATTTTGTTCCATATGTACATAGCTTTTTCCATCGGACTGACTGTAATGGTAGCAATAGGTGCAATGCTTATTACGTATCTTCAACATACCTGTGGAATGTTTAGAATTGCTAG CTATCGTATTGAACATGCAATGAGTATCGACATATTACAAAACATTAcgctaaaaaataagattttgaTGACCAAGGGGATAATTTATGCGGTCGACATTCACCGGCAAGCTATGAA ACTGTCTAGGGATTTGTTGTCCGCATTCGACATAATGATGGTTTGGTTAATAACGTGTGGAGTGGTTTGTGTGAGCATCAACCTATTTCAA ATTGCATCATCTGGAAATAATGTTGAGGAATTGTTGTTTCCATTTATGTTTCTACTTACTAGtgtcatatatatgtttatagcCAACTATATCGGGCAAAATGTAACGGATCataataattacgtattttCTACTGC gTACAATGTGCAATGGTATAGAGCTCCAATACACATACAGAAGATGATATTGTTCCTGTTACAAAGACAAACCAAGGAGTTTACTTTGAGTGTtggtaaattatttcatgCATCTATGGAATGTTTTGCCACT CTGGTTAAGACTTCGGTATCTTACTTTACCGTCATATATTCTACACGATGA
- the LOC139815006 gene encoding uncharacterized protein isoform X1, producing the protein MIHLGARYYSLIRLLLLAVGLWPYQQSKFTQFQFIFFSAILSASIIFQLTPLIVLKCTSDLVTKVLSSVSFFTLFIINYNAFRLNIEVKDNKKWQVKKLLMELQHILNKLRDKNEIAIAKKYSCIANRYTITLTVLVVCGIFVSIIVRIWSNLINVDVPMNISHQRSRHLFIITEYFVDQEKYFHLILFHMYIAFSIGLTVMVAIGAMLITYLQHTCGMFRIASYRIEHAMSIDILQNITLKNKILMTKGIIYAVDIHRQAMKLSRDLLSAFDIMMVWLITCGVVCVSINLFQIFQIASSGNNVEELLFPFMFLLTSVIYMFIANYIGQNVTDHNNYVFSTAYNVQWYRAPIHIQKMILFLLQRQTKEFTLSVGKLFHASMECFATLVKTSVSYFTVIYSTR; encoded by the exons ATGATACATCTAGGAGCTCGATATTACAGTCTTATTAGACTTCTATTGCTTGCTGTTGGTTTATGGCCCTATCAGCAATCAAAATTTACTCAatttcagtttatttttttctctgctATTCTGTCAGCGAGTATTATATTTCAG CTGACACCattaatagtattaaaatGTACTTCGGACCTTGTTACCAAAGTGTTGTCTTCCGTATCTTTCTTTACactgtttataataaattataacgcaTTCCGTCTTAACATTGAAGTT aaagataataaaaaatggcaGGTGAAAAAGTTATTGATGGAGCTTCAACATATACTTAACAAATTAAGGGATAAAAACGAAATTgctattgcaaaaaaatatagttgTATCGCTAATCGTTACACGATTACGCTTACGG TACTTGTAGTTTGTGGAATATTTGTTAGTATTATAGTTCGAATTTGgtcgaatttaattaatgttgatGTACCGATGAATATATCTCACCAACGGTCACgtcatttattcattataacgGAGTATTTCGTCGATCAAGAGAAGTATTTCCATTTGATTTTGTTCCATATGTACATAGCTTTTTCCATCGGACTGACTGTAATGGTAGCAATAGGTGCAATGCTTATTACGTATCTTCAACATACCTGTGGAATGTTTAGAATTGCTAG CTATCGTATTGAACATGCAATGAGTATCGACATATTACAAAACATTAcgctaaaaaataagattttgaTGACCAAGGGGATAATTTATGCGGTCGACATTCACCGGCAAGCTATGAA ACTGTCTAGGGATTTGTTGTCCGCATTCGACATAATGATGGTTTGGTTAATAACGTGTGGAGTGGTTTGTGTGAGCATCAACCTATTTCAA ATTTTTCAGATTGCATCATCTGGAAATAATGTTGAGGAATTGTTGTTTCCATTTATGTTTCTACTTACTAGtgtcatatatatgtttatagcCAACTATATCGGGCAAAATGTAACGGATCataataattacgtattttCTACTGC gTACAATGTGCAATGGTATAGAGCTCCAATACACATACAGAAGATGATATTGTTCCTGTTACAAAGACAAACCAAGGAGTTTACTTTGAGTGTtggtaaattatttcatgCATCTATGGAATGTTTTGCCACT CTGGTTAAGACTTCGGTATCTTACTTTACCGTCATATATTCTACACGATGA
- the LOC139815006 gene encoding uncharacterized protein isoform X6 — MIHLGARYYSLIRLLLLAVGLWPYQQSKFTQFQFIFFSAILSASIIFQLTPLIVLKCTSDLVTKVLSSVSFFTLFIINYNAFRLNIEVVKKLLMELQHILNKLRDKNEIAIAKKYSCIANRYTITLTAFSIGLTVMVAIGAMLITYLQHTCGMFRIASYRIEHAMSIDILQNITLKNKILMTKGIIYAVDIHRQAMKLSRDLLSAFDIMMVWLITCGVVCVSINLFQIFQIASSGNNVEELLFPFMFLLTSVIYMFIANYIGQNVTDHNNYVFSTAYNVQWYRAPIHIQKMILFLLQRQTKEFTLSVGKLFHASMECFATLVKTSVSYFTVIYSTR, encoded by the exons ATGATACATCTAGGAGCTCGATATTACAGTCTTATTAGACTTCTATTGCTTGCTGTTGGTTTATGGCCCTATCAGCAATCAAAATTTACTCAatttcagtttatttttttctctgctATTCTGTCAGCGAGTATTATATTTCAG CTGACACCattaatagtattaaaatGTACTTCGGACCTTGTTACCAAAGTGTTGTCTTCCGTATCTTTCTTTACactgtttataataaattataacgcaTTCCGTCTTAACATTGAAGTT GTGAAAAAGTTATTGATGGAGCTTCAACATATACTTAACAAATTAAGGGATAAAAACGAAATTgctattgcaaaaaaatatagttgTATCGCTAATCGTTACACGATTACGCTTACGG CTTTTTCCATCGGACTGACTGTAATGGTAGCAATAGGTGCAATGCTTATTACGTATCTTCAACATACCTGTGGAATGTTTAGAATTGCTAG CTATCGTATTGAACATGCAATGAGTATCGACATATTACAAAACATTAcgctaaaaaataagattttgaTGACCAAGGGGATAATTTATGCGGTCGACATTCACCGGCAAGCTATGAA ACTGTCTAGGGATTTGTTGTCCGCATTCGACATAATGATGGTTTGGTTAATAACGTGTGGAGTGGTTTGTGTGAGCATCAACCTATTTCAA ATTTTTCAGATTGCATCATCTGGAAATAATGTTGAGGAATTGTTGTTTCCATTTATGTTTCTACTTACTAGtgtcatatatatgtttatagcCAACTATATCGGGCAAAATGTAACGGATCataataattacgtattttCTACTGC gTACAATGTGCAATGGTATAGAGCTCCAATACACATACAGAAGATGATATTGTTCCTGTTACAAAGACAAACCAAGGAGTTTACTTTGAGTGTtggtaaattatttcatgCATCTATGGAATGTTTTGCCACT CTGGTTAAGACTTCGGTATCTTACTTTACCGTCATATATTCTACACGATGA
- the LOC139815006 gene encoding uncharacterized protein isoform X7 produces MELQHILNKLRDKNEIAIAKKYSCIANRYTITLTVLVVCGIFVSIIVRIWSNLINVDVPMNISHQRSRHLFIITEYFVDQEKYFHLILFHMYIAFSIGLTVMVAIGAMLITYLQHTCGMFRIASYRIEHAMSIDILQNITLKNKILMTKGIIYAVDIHRQAMKLSRDLLSAFDIMMVWLITCGVVCVSINLFQIFQIASSGNNVEELLFPFMFLLTSVIYMFIANYIGQNVTDHNNYVFSTAYNVQWYRAPIHIQKMILFLLQRQTKEFTLSVGKLFHASMECFATLVKTSVSYFTVIYSTR; encoded by the exons ATGGAGCTTCAACATATACTTAACAAATTAAGGGATAAAAACGAAATTgctattgcaaaaaaatatagttgTATCGCTAATCGTTACACGATTACGCTTACGG TACTTGTAGTTTGTGGAATATTTGTTAGTATTATAGTTCGAATTTGgtcgaatttaattaatgttgatGTACCGATGAATATATCTCACCAACGGTCACgtcatttattcattataacgGAGTATTTCGTCGATCAAGAGAAGTATTTCCATTTGATTTTGTTCCATATGTACATAGCTTTTTCCATCGGACTGACTGTAATGGTAGCAATAGGTGCAATGCTTATTACGTATCTTCAACATACCTGTGGAATGTTTAGAATTGCTAG CTATCGTATTGAACATGCAATGAGTATCGACATATTACAAAACATTAcgctaaaaaataagattttgaTGACCAAGGGGATAATTTATGCGGTCGACATTCACCGGCAAGCTATGAA ACTGTCTAGGGATTTGTTGTCCGCATTCGACATAATGATGGTTTGGTTAATAACGTGTGGAGTGGTTTGTGTGAGCATCAACCTATTTCAA ATTTTTCAGATTGCATCATCTGGAAATAATGTTGAGGAATTGTTGTTTCCATTTATGTTTCTACTTACTAGtgtcatatatatgtttatagcCAACTATATCGGGCAAAATGTAACGGATCataataattacgtattttCTACTGC gTACAATGTGCAATGGTATAGAGCTCCAATACACATACAGAAGATGATATTGTTCCTGTTACAAAGACAAACCAAGGAGTTTACTTTGAGTGTtggtaaattatttcatgCATCTATGGAATGTTTTGCCACT CTGGTTAAGACTTCGGTATCTTACTTTACCGTCATATATTCTACACGATGA